A region from the Carassius carassius chromosome 33, fCarCar2.1, whole genome shotgun sequence genome encodes:
- the LOC132113924 gene encoding dehydrogenase/reductase SDR family member 13-like: MILFLFIVCLLVAYFIGHRIFVHRKTFTGTAKLYGKTVIVTGGNTGIGKATSAELAIRGARVILACRSKQRGEAAAQEIKKETGNDAVIFMQLDLASQKSIRSFAQTFLKAEPRLDLLINNAGLAAPGRTEDGIGMILGVNHIGPFLLTNLLLERLKECAPSRVVNVSSCGHDLGTIDFDCINTHKKLALGSSDADLFRAYTHSKLCNVLFTHELAKRLEGTGVTCYSLHPGSVRSELARDINEWHTNIIKAIVSKFWATDPVSGSQTTLYCALQENIEHLSGRYFSDCQLMQVKPEARDDGIAKKLWDVSEKLCGMA; encoded by the exons ATgattctctttttatttattgtctgTTTATTGGTTGCATATTTTATTGGTCATAGAATTTTTGTTCATAGGAAGACCTTCACTGGAACTGCCAAACTATATGGGAAAACTGTCATTGTAACAG GTGGCAACACCGGCATCGGGAAGGCAACTTCGGCAGAGCTGGCCATAAGAGGAGCCCGAGTGATTCTGGCCTGCCGCAGCAAACAGAGAGGAGAAGCAGCAGCACAAGAAATCAAGAAG GAAACTGGGAACGATGCTGTGATCTTCATGCAACTGGATCTTGCAAGTCAGAAATCCATCCGATCTTTTGCCCAAACCTTCCTGAAGGCCGAGCCCAGACTGGACCTGCTCATCAATAATGCTG GACTGGCTGCTCCAGGACGCACTGAAGATGGCATCGGGATGATCCTCGGTGTCAATCATATCGGTCCATTCCTGTTGACCAATCTTCTGTTGGAGCGTCTCAAGGAGTGTGCGCCCAGCCGAGTGGTCAACGTGTCATCCTGTGGTCATGATCTGGGCACTATTGATTTCGACTGCATCAACACACACAAGAAGCTCGCTCTGGGATCATCTGACGCTGATTTATTCAGGGCCTACACCCACAGCAAGCTCTGTAATGTGCTCTTCACTCATGAACTGGCCAAGAGACTGGAGGGAACCGGCGTCACATGCTACAGTCTCCATCCAG GGTCGGTAAGATCAGAGCTCGCCCGTGACATCAATGAATGGCATACAAACATTATCAAGGCCATTGTTAGCAAGTTCTGGGCGACCGACCCAGTGTCCGGGTCTCAGACGACGCTGTACTGCGCTCTACAGGAGAACATCGAGCACCTGAGCGGACGATACTTttctgactgtcagctgatgcaagtaAAGCCTGAGGCCAGAGACGATGGAATCGCCAAAAAACTGTGGGACGTCAGTGAGAAGTTATGTGGCATGGCTTGA